From one Trifolium pratense cultivar HEN17-A07 linkage group LG1, ARS_RC_1.1, whole genome shotgun sequence genomic stretch:
- the LOC123923683 gene encoding DNA topoisomerase 1 alpha-like isoform X1, with amino-acid sequence MTAEASGMLTMSHKFDDEYGPENFKRISVSKSIQLHSEIRKSSSHSHDGQSYKNTSDVPSSNGESSSSINGKAAPSAEASSMESSVGITKASTSNLKTYTRSPSTNSNFPSLGNKKESLLEKTIPINVDEDNNSARPQEDRCEDSEDDSIPLSAMMKKNNDNAKKETPNVLKKSYEDSDDDDIPLSARLSQNIPLSKVQKGQKYGSNAIIKQERTSTLSAKRLLDKSDSLHSSRKKSKPSDPTSSINAKQISVKSESKVEEEEADIPLCQRRNKLAALVDKSSSLKKLANVTKVNKGAAPSFKEKAKFKKSSNKSEHFNSTKLQPSSDDGEKKWTTLVHNGVIFPPPYKPHGVKILYKGKPVTLTPEQEEVATMFAVMRDTEYMQKEIFKCNFWSDWQKLLGQNHVIQNLEDCDFTPIYDWCQIEKDKKKQMSSADKKALREEKIKQEEKYMWAIVDGVKEKVGNFRVEPPGLFRGRGEHPKMGKLKRRICPNDVTINIGKDAPVPECHIPGESWKEITHDDTGTWLAKWGDPIKSKLIKYVSLGASSSWKGQSDKEKYEKARMLKSYIGNIRAAYIKGFTSKDITKQQIAVATYFIDKLALRAGNEKDDEEADTVGCCTLKVENVTAEGHNKLKFDFLGKDSIKYENTVEVELPVYNAILKFQKDKRPGDELFDKLDTSILNAHLKELMPKLTAKVFRTFNASFTLDDMLNKETKDGDVAQKVGVYQHANKQVAIICNHQRSVSKSYSAQISKLNEKIDELQAYLKELKIDLDRARKEKPPLKSLDRIEKKIAQTSAKIEKMQRDMHTKEDLKTVALGTSKINYLDPRISVAWCKRHEVPIEKIFSKTLLEKFAWAMDVDPDFRF; translated from the exons ATGACTGCGGAGGCTTCTGGTATGTTAACTATGTCACACAAATTCGATGATGAATATGGGCcagaaaattttaaaaggatcTCAGTGTCGAAGAGTATTCAATTGCATTCAGAAATTAGAAAGTCAAGTTCTCATTCTCATGATGGACAATCATATAAAAACACTTCTGATGTGCCTTCTTCAAATGGCGAAAGTTCTAGCTCAATAAATGGTAAGGCTGCCCCATCCGCCGAGGCATCTTCCATGGAATCTTCTGTGGGTATAACAAAAGCATCAACATCAAATCTCAAAACTTATACAAGGTCCCCTTCGACAAATTCAAATTTCCCATCATTAGGAAATAAAAAAGAGTCTCTTTTAGAAAAGACAATTCCCATTAATGTTGACGAGGATAATAATTCTGCACGTCCTCAAGAAGACAGATGTGAAGATTCCGAGGATGATAGCATACCATTGAGTGCTATGATGAAGAAGAACAACGACAATGCTAAGAAAGAAACTCCTAATGTTCTCAAGAAGTCTTATGAAGactctgatgatgatgatattccATTGTCAGCAAGGTTGTCACAGAATATACCACTTTCAAAAGTTCAGAAAGGACAGAAATATGGATCCAATGCTATTATTAAACAGGAAAGGACATCTACACTGTCTGCTAAGAGACTACTAGATAAAAGTGACTCATTACACTCTTCACGTAAGAAGTCAAAACCCTCAGATCCAACTTCATCAATTAATGCTAAACAAATATCGGTTAAATCTGAGTCGAAGGTTGAGGAGGAGGAGGCTGATATTCCTCTTTGCCAAAGAAGGAACAAGTTAGCCGCATTAGTCGATAAATCATCTTCCTTGAAGAAGTTGGCGAATGTCACTAAAGTCAATAAGGGGGCAGCTCCATCTTTTAAGGAAAAGGCAAAGTTCAAAAAATCAAGCAATAAATCAGAACATTTCAATTCTACTAAACTTCAACCGAGCTCTGATGATGGGGAGAAAAAATGGACTACTTTGGTTCACAATGGTGTCATCTTCCCACCTCCTTACAAGCCCCACGGGGTAAAGATTCTCTATAAGGGGAAGCCGGTAACTTTGACCCCAGAGCAAGAGGAG GTTGCCACAATGTTTGCAGTCATGCGGGATACAGAGTACATGCAAAAAGAAATATTCAAGTGCAATTTTTGGAGTGACTGGCAGAAGTTGCTAGGACAAAATCACGTGATTCAGAATTTAGAAGATTGTGACTTTACACCCATTTATGATTGGTGCCAGATTGAAAAGGATAAGAAGAAACAAATGAGTTCAGCG GACAAGAAGGCCCTAAGGGaggagaaaataaaacaagaagaGAAATACATGTGGGCTATTGTTGACGGTGTTAAAGAGAAG GTTGGCAATTTTAGAGTTGAACCTCCAGGATTGTTCCGTGGACGTGGAGAGCATCCCAAG ATGGGCAAATTGAAAAGACGCATCTGTCCAAATGATGTCACAATTAATATTGGAAAGGATGCACCGGTTCCCGAATGTCATATTCCTGGTGAAAG CTGGAAGGAGATAACACATGACGATACAGGTACCTGGTTAGCCAAGTGGGGAGACCCAATCAAATCAAAGTTAATCAAATATGTGTCGCTGGGAGCTAGTAGTTCCTGGAAAGGGCAGAGCGACAAGGAAAAGTATGAGAAAGCAAGGATGTTGAAG AGTTATATAGGGAATATCAGGGCTGCATATATCAAAGGTTTCACGAGCAAAGATATTACTAAGCAGCAAATAGCTGTTGCTACTTATTTCATTGATAAATTAGCTTTGAGGGCTGGCAATGAGAAG GATGACGAAGAAGCAGATACAGTTGGTTGTTGCACGTTAAAAGTAGAAAATGTGACTGCAGAAGGCCACAACAAATTGAAG TTTGACTTCCTTGGTAAAGATTCAATCAAGTATGAAAATACAGTTGAGGTGGAGCTTCCTGTTTATAATGCCATTTTGAAATTCCAAAAAG ATAAACGCCCGGGTGATGAGCTTTTTGACAAGCTGGATACAAGTATATTAAATGCTCATCTTAAGGAACTCATGCCCAAGCTGACAGCAAAAGTCTTCCGTACATTCAATGCATCGTTCACTTTGGATGATATG TTGAATAAGGAAACTAAAGACGGAGATGTTGCACAAAAGGTTGGCGTCTATCAGCATGCAAATAAACAG GTTGCAATCATTTGTAATCATCAGCGTAGTGTTTCAAAATCTTACAGTGCACAAATTTCAAAGTTGAATGAAAAGATTGATGAACTTCAG GCTTATTTGAAGGAGCTGAAAATAGATTTGGACAGGGCAAGAAAGGAAAAGCCACCTCTAAAGAGTTTGGACAG GATAGAGAAAAAGATAGCTCAAACCAGcgcaaaaattgagaaaatgcAACGTGATATGCATACAAAAGAAGATCTAAAAACTGTGGCACTTGGGACGTCCAAGATAAACTACCTAGATCCCAGAATATCAGTTGCCTGGTGCAAGCGGCACGAGGTTCCTATTGAAAAG ATTTTCAGCAAAACTTTGCTGGAAAAATTTGCTTGGGCAATGGATGTAGATCCCGACTTCAGATTCTGA
- the LOC123923683 gene encoding DNA topoisomerase 1 beta-like isoform X2 encodes MGKLKRRICPNDVTINIGKDAPVPECHIPGESWKEITHDDTGTWLAKWGDPIKSKLIKYVSLGASSSWKGQSDKEKYEKARMLKSYIGNIRAAYIKGFTSKDITKQQIAVATYFIDKLALRAGNEKDDEEADTVGCCTLKVENVTAEGHNKLKFDFLGKDSIKYENTVEVELPVYNAILKFQKDKRPGDELFDKLDTSILNAHLKELMPKLTAKVFRTFNASFTLDDMLNKETKDGDVAQKVGVYQHANKQVAIICNHQRSVSKSYSAQISKLNEKIDELQAYLKELKIDLDRARKEKPPLKSLDRIEKKIAQTSAKIEKMQRDMHTKEDLKTVALGTSKINYLDPRISVAWCKRHEVPIEKIFSKTLLEKFAWAMDVDPDFRF; translated from the exons ATGGGCAAATTGAAAAGACGCATCTGTCCAAATGATGTCACAATTAATATTGGAAAGGATGCACCGGTTCCCGAATGTCATATTCCTGGTGAAAG CTGGAAGGAGATAACACATGACGATACAGGTACCTGGTTAGCCAAGTGGGGAGACCCAATCAAATCAAAGTTAATCAAATATGTGTCGCTGGGAGCTAGTAGTTCCTGGAAAGGGCAGAGCGACAAGGAAAAGTATGAGAAAGCAAGGATGTTGAAG AGTTATATAGGGAATATCAGGGCTGCATATATCAAAGGTTTCACGAGCAAAGATATTACTAAGCAGCAAATAGCTGTTGCTACTTATTTCATTGATAAATTAGCTTTGAGGGCTGGCAATGAGAAG GATGACGAAGAAGCAGATACAGTTGGTTGTTGCACGTTAAAAGTAGAAAATGTGACTGCAGAAGGCCACAACAAATTGAAG TTTGACTTCCTTGGTAAAGATTCAATCAAGTATGAAAATACAGTTGAGGTGGAGCTTCCTGTTTATAATGCCATTTTGAAATTCCAAAAAG ATAAACGCCCGGGTGATGAGCTTTTTGACAAGCTGGATACAAGTATATTAAATGCTCATCTTAAGGAACTCATGCCCAAGCTGACAGCAAAAGTCTTCCGTACATTCAATGCATCGTTCACTTTGGATGATATG TTGAATAAGGAAACTAAAGACGGAGATGTTGCACAAAAGGTTGGCGTCTATCAGCATGCAAATAAACAG GTTGCAATCATTTGTAATCATCAGCGTAGTGTTTCAAAATCTTACAGTGCACAAATTTCAAAGTTGAATGAAAAGATTGATGAACTTCAG GCTTATTTGAAGGAGCTGAAAATAGATTTGGACAGGGCAAGAAAGGAAAAGCCACCTCTAAAGAGTTTGGACAG GATAGAGAAAAAGATAGCTCAAACCAGcgcaaaaattgagaaaatgcAACGTGATATGCATACAAAAGAAGATCTAAAAACTGTGGCACTTGGGACGTCCAAGATAAACTACCTAGATCCCAGAATATCAGTTGCCTGGTGCAAGCGGCACGAGGTTCCTATTGAAAAG ATTTTCAGCAAAACTTTGCTGGAAAAATTTGCTTGGGCAATGGATGTAGATCCCGACTTCAGATTCTGA
- the LOC123923683 gene encoding DNA topoisomerase 1 alpha-like isoform X3, with protein sequence MIVFYESLVMDDEEADTVGCCTLKVENVTAEGHNKLKFDFLGKDSIKYENTVEVELPVYNAILKFQKDKRPGDELFDKLDTSILNAHLKELMPKLTAKVFRTFNASFTLDDMLNKETKDGDVAQKVGVYQHANKQVAIICNHQRSVSKSYSAQISKLNEKIDELQAYLKELKIDLDRARKEKPPLKSLDRIEKKIAQTSAKIEKMQRDMHTKEDLKTVALGTSKINYLDPRISVAWCKRHEVPIEKIFSKTLLEKFAWAMDVDPDFRF encoded by the exons ATGATTGTTTTTTATGAATCTCTAGTTATG GATGACGAAGAAGCAGATACAGTTGGTTGTTGCACGTTAAAAGTAGAAAATGTGACTGCAGAAGGCCACAACAAATTGAAG TTTGACTTCCTTGGTAAAGATTCAATCAAGTATGAAAATACAGTTGAGGTGGAGCTTCCTGTTTATAATGCCATTTTGAAATTCCAAAAAG ATAAACGCCCGGGTGATGAGCTTTTTGACAAGCTGGATACAAGTATATTAAATGCTCATCTTAAGGAACTCATGCCCAAGCTGACAGCAAAAGTCTTCCGTACATTCAATGCATCGTTCACTTTGGATGATATG TTGAATAAGGAAACTAAAGACGGAGATGTTGCACAAAAGGTTGGCGTCTATCAGCATGCAAATAAACAG GTTGCAATCATTTGTAATCATCAGCGTAGTGTTTCAAAATCTTACAGTGCACAAATTTCAAAGTTGAATGAAAAGATTGATGAACTTCAG GCTTATTTGAAGGAGCTGAAAATAGATTTGGACAGGGCAAGAAAGGAAAAGCCACCTCTAAAGAGTTTGGACAG GATAGAGAAAAAGATAGCTCAAACCAGcgcaaaaattgagaaaatgcAACGTGATATGCATACAAAAGAAGATCTAAAAACTGTGGCACTTGGGACGTCCAAGATAAACTACCTAGATCCCAGAATATCAGTTGCCTGGTGCAAGCGGCACGAGGTTCCTATTGAAAAG ATTTTCAGCAAAACTTTGCTGGAAAAATTTGCTTGGGCAATGGATGTAGATCCCGACTTCAGATTCTGA